Sequence from the Bremerella volcania genome:
CAATCGGGCGGTTCTCTCGGGCTCGCTTGATAAGACGCTCGTTTTCGTTAAACGCAAAGAGGACAACTAGTTCGCGCGAACTTTGCAGGGGCGAGAGTGTCCCCTACTTGACCTTTCAAGGCTTTCGCGTAGACTGCTTTGTTTGGCGTAAAGCCGAAATTGTGGGCTCGTGGCGGAATTGGCAGACGCGCTAGGTTGAGGGCCTAGTGTCCGCTTTAGGACGTGCTGGTTCGACTCCAGTCGGGCCCACTTGAACAAGGACTTGCGATTCATTTCGCAGGTCCTTTTTTCATGTGCAGATCAAAGCAGCGATCCGCCAGAAGCTGCCTGGTTCGACCCGGCCTTGATCACGGCCTGAACGTATTTGGCCACCATGTCCGGTTCGACGCCGGCATGCTGGGCGATGTCGCGGACGACCTTCTCCATGTCCTGCCCCGCTTTGACCCGATTCAGAATAATCGGCAAGTAGGATTCAACCTGCTTCACGATTCGCTTGGTCAACAGACCAGAATCGGTGAACTTGGGAGCTTCCCCTTTTTTTGGCTTTTTGAGCGGGGGAAGTTTGAACTCTGACATGGTAGATTCGCCGTCGATAGAAATATGTACTTTCGAGTACTTCTATCGTAACACGGCCGATTTGAGAAATCAGCGTACTCGGCAAAATTTCGTTAGGCGGCTCGACGAATATCGTCCGCGTGACGCTGGGGATAGGCAAACCCGGTCTTGGAATCGTTCCAACGGCGAAGGGCGACAGCCACGAGGTGCCCACCAAAGGCCACCGAGAGCTTCAACGCATGCTGGATTTTCCGTTCTCGCCCCACCAGCGGAACGCAATCCATATCGACCTCGGGATCGATGCTACGAAGATTGGACGTGGGCGGAACGAAGCCGTCGCGAAGTGCCAGAGCGGTCATCGCCAGTTCGATGCTGCCAGAGGCATTCAACGAGTGACCGACCATCGACTTGATACTACTGGCACAAAGCCGATTGGTAAACGGGCCGAAAGCAGCTCGGATACCGCGAGCTTCGTTCACATCGTTCTGCTGGGTGCCGGTGCCGTGGCAATTGATGTAGTCGACGTCACGCGGGCCCAAATCGCTCGACTTCAAGGTGATCCGCAGGAGCCGCTCCAAAGCGTCGCTCTGCATATCGATGCCGGTCACATGGTGTGCTTCGGCCAGCATGCGGCAGCCGAGAACTTCAGAATAGATCTTCGCCCCACGCGCCAAGGCATGGCTGAGCCGTTCGACCACGAACATGGCCGAACCTTCCCCGATGACGAAACCATTACGCGTCTTATCAAAGGGTCGGCAAGCATGAACGGGATCGGCGTCGTCCGACAAAACTCGCATTTTGCGAAATCCGGCGACGAAAAGTGGATCGATCGCTTCGGCACTGCCAGCCAAAGCGATGTCACACTGGCGGTCGCGAATGGCCCGTACCGCACAGCCGAGCTCGACCAAACCGCTGGCACAGGCCGTCGAGTGCGAAAGCCGCGGGCCATCCAGGCCAAACGTGTGTGCTACGTGATACGAAGGCGTACAAGGAAAGAATTGTTCGTGAG
This genomic interval carries:
- a CDS encoding beta-ketoacyl-[acyl-carrier-protein] synthase family protein; its protein translation is MTKEDAKDPVVITGIGLITSVGKDRESTWASIQRGTCGIRRMTGISPIEDNLVLGAPVDLPEGYEPRLKILTLNEIAAAEALKDAQVDLGNIDRTRFGCAVSAGMGDARSIFNVLDLPGKTWPVAGGLPHEQFFPCTPSYHVAHTFGLDGPRLSHSTACASGLVELGCAVRAIRDRQCDIALAGSAEAIDPLFVAGFRKMRVLSDDADPVHACRPFDKTRNGFVIGEGSAMFVVERLSHALARGAKIYSEVLGCRMLAEAHHVTGIDMQSDALERLLRITLKSSDLGPRDVDYINCHGTGTQQNDVNEARGIRAAFGPFTNRLCASSIKSMVGHSLNASGSIELAMTALALRDGFVPPTSNLRSIDPEVDMDCVPLVGRERKIQHALKLSVAFGGHLVAVALRRWNDSKTGFAYPQRHADDIRRAA